Proteins co-encoded in one Pseudorhizobium banfieldiae genomic window:
- the rplA gene encoding 50S ribosomal protein L1, whose product MAKLAKRIQKIREGIDPTKLVALSDAISLVKERAVAKFDETIEIAMNLGVDPRHADQMVRGVVNLPNGTGRDVRVAVFARGAKADEAKAAGADIVGAEDLLEIVQGGKIDFDRCIATPDMMPLVGRLGKVLGPRGMMPNPKVGTVTMDVAGAVKASKGGAVEFRVEKAGIVHAGIGKASFDAKALEENIKAFADAVMKAKPAGAKGNYVKRVAISSTMGPGVKIDPSTVTA is encoded by the coding sequence ATGGCTAAGCTCGCAAAGCGTATTCAGAAGATCCGCGAAGGCATCGATCCGACCAAGCTGGTCGCGCTGTCGGATGCGATTTCCCTCGTCAAGGAACGGGCAGTCGCCAAGTTCGACGAAACCATCGAGATCGCCATGAACCTCGGCGTCGATCCGCGTCACGCCGACCAGATGGTCCGCGGCGTGGTCAACCTGCCGAACGGCACGGGCCGCGATGTGCGCGTCGCCGTCTTCGCCCGTGGCGCCAAGGCTGATGAAGCCAAGGCTGCCGGTGCCGACATCGTCGGTGCGGAAGACCTGCTGGAAATCGTCCAGGGCGGCAAGATCGACTTCGATCGCTGCATCGCCACGCCTGACATGATGCCGCTCGTCGGCCGTCTCGGCAAGGTGCTCGGCCCGCGCGGCATGATGCCGAACCCGAAGGTCGGTACGGTCACGATGGATGTCGCAGGGGCCGTCAAGGCTTCCAAGGGCGGCGCCGTGGAGTTCCGTGTCGAGAAGGCTGGGATCGTCCATGCCGGCATCGGCAAGGCCTCCTTCGACGCCAAGGCGCTCGAAGAGAACATCAAGGCTTTCGCTGATGCCGTGATGAAGGCAAAGCCCGCCGGCGCCAAGGGTAACTACGTCAAGCGCGTGGCGATCTCCTCGACCATGGGTCCGGGCGTCAAGATCGATCCGTCGACGGTTACGGCCTAA
- a CDS encoding phage tail assembly protein, protein MNTVVGRTKALSAEELARVEARQTQQAEAEASAPAAPKFASKQERTREVPLEWPLEYDGKTWDKITVRRAVGPDFKAIAQLGGTKDEDVGLARILSDAPEAIIRALDGDDYATLMEAIRDFLPRKLRAGDEPTSENGTSTQQSSPTSSTSDTATS, encoded by the coding sequence ATGAACACGGTCGTAGGACGCACCAAGGCCTTGTCGGCTGAGGAGCTCGCGAGGGTGGAAGCTCGCCAGACACAGCAGGCTGAGGCGGAAGCATCCGCCCCAGCTGCACCGAAATTCGCGAGCAAGCAGGAGCGCACCCGGGAGGTGCCCCTCGAATGGCCGCTCGAGTACGACGGCAAGACCTGGGACAAAATCACGGTGCGCCGTGCGGTAGGCCCGGACTTCAAGGCGATCGCGCAGCTCGGTGGCACGAAGGACGAGGACGTCGGCCTCGCCCGAATCCTTTCCGATGCACCGGAAGCAATCATCCGCGCGCTCGACGGCGATGACTATGCCACCCTCATGGAAGCCATCCGGGATTTTCTTCCACGGAAGTTGCGGGCGGGGGACGAGCCGACTTCCGAGAATGGGACGAGTACGCAGCAGTCGTCGCCCACGTCCTCCACTTCGGATACCGCGACCTCCTAG
- a CDS encoding phage tail protein, which produces MAWGPYRFTVPNYSVETIRRSVQPRVEPQPVIGATPPLHKLGPGNEVINLESTFHPHHFNKRGLTQLAAVRQAVNALTPLPLVHINGNGMNIFGMWTAISIDDEETIFDTHGTPCMVVANLSLMREDPSPARSLAIQAAVAGINFSLSLRLGF; this is translated from the coding sequence ATGGCATGGGGACCGTACCGGTTCACGGTACCGAATTATTCGGTCGAGACGATCCGGCGGTCCGTCCAGCCACGGGTGGAGCCGCAGCCGGTTATCGGGGCGACTCCTCCTCTCCACAAGCTCGGCCCGGGCAATGAGGTGATCAACCTCGAGTCCACCTTCCACCCCCATCACTTCAACAAGCGCGGCCTGACCCAGCTGGCAGCGGTGAGACAGGCGGTCAACGCGCTGACGCCGCTGCCACTGGTTCACATCAACGGGAACGGCATGAACATCTTCGGGATGTGGACGGCCATCTCGATCGACGACGAGGAGACGATCTTCGACACCCACGGCACGCCGTGCATGGTCGTCGCCAACCTGTCGCTTATGCGTGAAGACCCATCGCCGGCTCGGTCGCTCGCCATCCAGGCGGCGGTCGCCGGCATCAACTTCAGTCTGTCATTGAGGCTTGGTTTCTGA
- a CDS encoding phage late control D family protein yields MPTPVFYIKADGKDVTDNLRGVGITMTITDSEGLSADTLQLEIDDIDGSVEAPRTGVVLNPIGGYEGNLRDFGLFIVDSVTYTGWPQKISVDAKSVAAKSLAKQREPKAYPKKDFPTYGDIFQEVASSIGLTLKMDSKLKAIENQYEAQAEEDGLEFLTRISGKINASVTVKAMNLVVAIKGAGRSASGAQLDRIRVAKGYNLLDYSVTERDEPKHSEVEATYYDRDKNERASVSVSTGLEGPKFLIRSAFQNEAEAKEAAESQAKELTRMQGEATFTIDGDPFAMAEAWADVTGCRTRVDGEWRIRTVTHNFSSGSPYTNTLQCGTTSEEGGDE; encoded by the coding sequence ATGCCCACTCCCGTCTTCTACATCAAAGCTGACGGGAAGGACGTCACCGACAATCTCCGTGGCGTCGGCATCACGATGACGATCACTGACAGCGAAGGCCTGTCGGCCGACACGCTGCAGCTGGAGATCGACGACATCGACGGCAGCGTCGAAGCACCGCGCACCGGCGTCGTGCTCAACCCTATCGGCGGTTACGAGGGGAACCTCAGGGATTTCGGTCTCTTCATCGTCGACAGCGTCACCTACACCGGCTGGCCGCAGAAGATCTCGGTCGATGCCAAGTCTGTAGCGGCGAAGTCCCTCGCCAAGCAGCGCGAGCCGAAGGCGTACCCGAAGAAGGACTTCCCCACCTACGGCGACATCTTTCAGGAGGTGGCCTCGAGCATTGGTCTCACCCTCAAGATGGACAGCAAGCTGAAGGCGATCGAAAACCAGTATGAGGCGCAGGCCGAAGAAGACGGCCTTGAGTTCCTGACCCGCATCAGCGGAAAGATCAACGCCTCCGTCACCGTCAAGGCCATGAACCTGGTGGTGGCGATCAAGGGGGCAGGGCGAAGCGCCAGCGGCGCGCAACTCGATCGCATCAGGGTGGCCAAGGGGTACAATCTCCTCGACTACAGCGTGACCGAGAGGGACGAGCCGAAGCACAGCGAGGTGGAGGCCACCTATTACGACCGCGACAAGAACGAGCGCGCATCTGTCTCTGTCTCCACCGGACTCGAGGGGCCGAAGTTCCTGATCCGGAGCGCCTTCCAGAACGAGGCGGAAGCCAAGGAGGCAGCGGAGTCGCAGGCGAAGGAGCTCACCCGAATGCAAGGGGAGGCGACCTTCACCATAGACGGAGATCCGTTCGCGATGGCTGAGGCATGGGCCGACGTCACCGGATGCCGCACGCGGGTGGATGGGGAGTGGCGCATCCGGACCGTGACGCACAACTTCAGCTCCGGATCCCCGTACACCAACACGCTCCAGTGCGGCACAACCTCAGAGGAGGGCGGAGACGAATGA
- the modA gene encoding molybdate ABC transporter substrate-binding protein produces the protein MPTKRIVGRVLAVLISILSLQLAPAAPAAAQQRVTIFAAASMKNALDAVSAAWTRKSGIQTSISYAATSALAKQIEAGAPADVFISADAEWMDYLEERDLIQDGSRTDLLGNRIVLIAASGAESVTIAPGFDLLGLLGDGRLAMASPDAVPAGRYGKAALQALGVWDVVESRVAGAENVRAALQYVSRGEAPYGIVYGTDAKADPGVAVVGTFPEHTHPPIVYPVALLKDGGSSASADCLEFLKSAEAGALFEAEGFKVLAARP, from the coding sequence ATGCCGACTAAGCGGATTGTTGGCCGTGTTCTCGCCGTCCTCATATCCATCCTCTCCCTCCAGCTGGCACCTGCGGCGCCGGCGGCGGCGCAGCAGCGCGTTACCATCTTCGCGGCGGCCAGCATGAAAAACGCGCTCGACGCGGTGAGCGCAGCGTGGACCCGAAAAAGCGGTATCCAGACCAGCATTTCCTATGCCGCCACCTCGGCACTCGCCAAGCAGATCGAAGCAGGTGCGCCCGCGGATGTCTTCATCTCAGCGGATGCCGAATGGATGGATTATCTTGAGGAACGGGATCTCATCCAGGACGGCAGCCGCACCGATCTTCTCGGCAACCGTATCGTTCTGATCGCAGCCAGCGGCGCGGAGAGCGTCACAATCGCTCCAGGCTTCGACCTTCTGGGCCTCCTCGGTGATGGCAGGCTTGCCATGGCTTCGCCGGATGCCGTTCCGGCTGGCCGCTATGGCAAGGCTGCCCTGCAGGCGCTGGGTGTGTGGGATGTGGTCGAATCGAGAGTTGCCGGGGCAGAGAATGTTCGCGCCGCCCTCCAATATGTCTCCCGCGGGGAAGCCCCTTACGGCATCGTCTACGGGACCGACGCGAAGGCGGATCCGGGCGTCGCCGTGGTGGGAACCTTTCCCGAGCATACCCATCCGCCCATAGTCTATCCAGTGGCATTGCTGAAGGACGGCGGAAGTTCGGCTTCGGCCGATTGCCTCGAATTTCTCAAGTCAGCCGAGGCGGGCGCCCTGTTCGAAGCTGAAGGCTTCAAGGTTCTGGCGGCCCGCCCCTAG
- a CDS encoding phage tail tape measure protein — translation MAPARAVAAAGRSLRRNAGDMTVASAAMTIGLTKAGRAIYDMEDVLNEIEGRRFGKRDLFNLADGTEMTRKAFRQSVTDLVTTIDKESPRNAGEIAKAYNQLVQAGMTHEQVHGILPTSVDFAIAGNYDTEEAADKLTNVMTSMQMPMATLEQAQESAKRAADTIAYAANITNSNVEQMTEAFKYAAPSAAALGIDIEQLASMFVIQARRGIKASEAGVSIRAMFTRMVRPTKMAAAALANYNIDLADYLERSKEISSGDVVNALQVGGLDARGATAEIDKILATSESTAVKVRQITEAITKSVGDNSTMSAEVISEAVREVMYSFGENLDVERLIEDMQKANIAVSDFFKIFDVRQGARTLSLFSDDLGRWIDNIRQNAGGFSEAMSDVRMQGVVGAVARMDSALFGVLRAAADSGVLDTVTNGLEKFAAALNNLAKVNPEALEIGTYAVMATAALAPLGFALSGIATVAALVVNPLAWVAGGLAYLAYLNFDNLMIWAKNFGPALQESLGPRTLNAIEKAKELLGSIFKTHEFDAAAAGKAHGEGFAAFIESEVVAMEHNIQQFQDLWSRMKGGWFNFEEWWNGLVTDFHTGLDRFIAESKDGFVRMKNDLIAEGQQLYDAGLQMIQSLWDGAVAKFEEFMGWVRGIPGRIRAAIGSITIDNAINFVTGGNEPVAVPNIQGSNDNGIDGARAKGGPVKKGLTYLVGEEGPEPFTPTQDGHITSNRDWQSGRSGGGSSRVIQMTNHFHLKGGATKDDAKTIIDELDRLLGRAEQTAFGGMKYGET, via the coding sequence ATGGCGCCAGCGCGCGCCGTGGCTGCAGCGGGCCGGTCCCTGCGTCGCAACGCTGGTGACATGACAGTTGCCAGCGCTGCGATGACCATCGGCCTTACCAAGGCAGGACGCGCCATCTACGACATGGAAGACGTCCTCAACGAAATCGAAGGTCGCCGCTTTGGCAAGCGCGATCTGTTCAACTTGGCAGACGGTACCGAGATGACCCGCAAGGCGTTCCGCCAGTCGGTCACGGATCTCGTCACCACAATCGACAAGGAGTCGCCGCGCAACGCAGGCGAGATCGCCAAGGCCTATAACCAGCTGGTGCAGGCCGGTATGACGCACGAACAGGTGCACGGGATTCTGCCGACCTCCGTCGACTTCGCCATTGCCGGCAACTACGACACCGAAGAAGCGGCCGACAAGCTGACCAACGTCATGACCTCCATGCAGATGCCGATGGCGACGCTGGAGCAGGCGCAGGAAAGCGCCAAGCGGGCGGCCGACACGATCGCCTATGCCGCGAACATCACGAACTCCAACGTCGAGCAGATGACGGAGGCGTTCAAGTACGCCGCTCCGTCGGCAGCCGCGCTGGGAATCGACATCGAGCAGCTGGCGTCCATGTTCGTCATCCAGGCTCGCCGGGGTATCAAGGCATCTGAAGCCGGCGTCTCGATCCGTGCGATGTTTACCCGCATGGTGCGGCCGACGAAGATGGCGGCGGCAGCGCTGGCCAACTACAACATCGATCTCGCCGACTACCTCGAGCGATCCAAGGAAATCTCCTCAGGCGACGTCGTCAACGCCCTGCAGGTGGGTGGCCTCGATGCTCGAGGCGCTACGGCCGAGATCGACAAGATCCTCGCCACCAGCGAGAGCACGGCAGTCAAGGTCCGGCAGATCACCGAAGCTATCACCAAGTCGGTGGGCGACAACAGCACCATGTCTGCCGAGGTGATCTCGGAAGCGGTGCGCGAAGTCATGTATTCCTTCGGGGAAAACCTCGACGTCGAGCGGCTGATCGAGGACATGCAGAAGGCAAACATCGCGGTCTCGGATTTCTTCAAGATCTTCGACGTTCGCCAAGGCGCCCGAACGCTGTCCCTGTTCTCGGATGATCTCGGTCGCTGGATCGATAACATCCGGCAGAACGCCGGCGGCTTCAGCGAAGCGATGAGCGACGTCCGAATGCAGGGCGTCGTCGGCGCCGTTGCTCGTATGGACTCCGCCTTGTTCGGTGTCCTTCGGGCAGCCGCCGACTCCGGAGTGCTGGACACGGTTACGAATGGGCTTGAGAAGTTTGCCGCGGCGCTCAACAACCTCGCCAAGGTCAACCCTGAAGCTCTCGAGATCGGCACCTATGCCGTCATGGCTACGGCTGCGCTGGCGCCCCTTGGCTTCGCGCTGTCGGGGATCGCGACCGTCGCTGCGCTGGTGGTCAACCCGCTGGCGTGGGTGGCCGGTGGCCTTGCGTACCTGGCCTACCTCAACTTCGACAACCTGATGATATGGGCGAAGAACTTCGGCCCGGCTCTTCAGGAATCGTTGGGGCCGCGGACGCTGAATGCGATCGAGAAAGCCAAGGAGCTGCTCGGAAGCATCTTCAAGACCCACGAGTTCGATGCGGCTGCCGCTGGTAAGGCGCACGGGGAGGGCTTCGCCGCCTTCATCGAGAGCGAAGTCGTGGCGATGGAGCACAACATACAGCAGTTCCAGGATCTCTGGAGCCGCATGAAGGGCGGGTGGTTCAACTTCGAGGAATGGTGGAACGGTCTCGTGACCGACTTCCATACCGGACTCGACCGCTTCATCGCCGAGAGCAAGGACGGCTTCGTCCGCATGAAGAACGACCTCATCGCTGAGGGGCAGCAGCTTTACGATGCTGGCCTCCAGATGATCCAGTCTTTGTGGGACGGCGCCGTCGCCAAGTTCGAGGAGTTCATGGGCTGGGTGCGAGGCATCCCTGGCAGGATACGGGCCGCCATCGGCAGCATCACCATCGATAATGCGATCAACTTCGTGACCGGTGGGAATGAGCCGGTGGCGGTGCCGAACATTCAGGGCAGCAACGACAACGGCATTGATGGGGCTCGAGCCAAGGGTGGGCCAGTCAAGAAGGGGCTGACGTACCTGGTCGGCGAGGAAGGGCCGGAGCCCTTCACACCTACGCAGGACGGGCACATCACGTCCAACAGGGATTGGCAGTCGGGACGGAGCGGAGGCGGAAGCAGCCGCGTCATTCAGATGACCAACCACTTCCACCTCAAGGGTGGGGCTACGAAGGACGACGCCAAGACCATCATCGACGAGCTCGATCGTCTTCTCGGCAGGGCAGAGCAGACCGCCTTTGGCGGCATGAAGTATGGAGAAACGTGA
- the rplJ gene encoding 50S ribosomal protein L10, with translation MERAEKREFVTELNEVFKASGSVVVAHYAGVTVAQMNDFRSKMRAAGGTVKVAKNRLAKIALQGTESEGMSDLFKGQTLIAYSEDPITAPKVVMDFAKTNDKIVVLGGSMGATTLSADAVKSLATLPSLDELRAKLLGMIQTPATRIAGVVQAPAAQLARVFGAYAKKDEAA, from the coding sequence GTGGAAAGAGCGGAAAAGCGCGAATTTGTCACGGAGCTGAACGAAGTCTTCAAGGCTTCCGGTTCGGTTGTCGTGGCCCACTATGCTGGTGTCACAGTTGCGCAGATGAACGATTTTCGTTCGAAGATGCGCGCTGCTGGCGGCACCGTCAAAGTCGCGAAGAACCGTCTGGCCAAGATCGCTCTTCAGGGCACGGAGTCGGAAGGGATGTCGGACCTGTTCAAGGGTCAGACGCTCATCGCTTACAGCGAAGATCCCATCACCGCTCCGAAGGTCGTCATGGATTTCGCCAAGACCAACGACAAGATCGTTGTCTTGGGCGGCTCCATGGGAGCAACCACGCTCAGCGCCGATGCAGTCAAGTCGCTTGCGACCCTGCCTTCGCTGGACGAGCTGCGCGCAAAGCTGCTGGGCATGATCCAGACGCCGGCAACGCGTATCGCTGGGGTTGTTCAGGCACCGGCAGCTCAGCTTGCTCGCGTGTTTGGGGCCTACGCAAAGAAGGACGAAGCCGCGTAA
- the rplK gene encoding 50S ribosomal protein L11: MAKKVAGQLKLQVKAGSANPSPPIGPALGQRGINIMEFCKAFNAATQEMEKGMPIPCVITYYQDKSFTFAMKQPPVTYWLKKEAKIQSGSKTPGKGGKAGTITKAQVRTIAEAKMKDLNAADIEGAMAMVEGSARSMGLEVVA; encoded by the coding sequence ATGGCTAAGAAAGTTGCAGGCCAGCTCAAGCTGCAGGTCAAGGCAGGATCGGCAAACCCGTCCCCGCCGATTGGCCCCGCACTTGGTCAGCGTGGCATTAACATCATGGAATTCTGCAAGGCGTTCAATGCCGCCACGCAGGAAATGGAAAAGGGGATGCCGATTCCGTGCGTCATCACCTATTACCAGGATAAGTCCTTCACCTTCGCGATGAAGCAGCCGCCGGTAACCTACTGGCTGAAGAAGGAAGCGAAGATCCAGTCCGGTTCGAAGACGCCCGGCAAGGGCGGCAAGGCCGGCACCATCACCAAGGCCCAGGTGCGTACGATCGCCGAAGCCAAGATGAAGGATCTCAACGCAGCCGACATCGAAGGCGCAATGGCAATGGTCGAGGGCTCCGCCCGCTCCATGGGCCTGGAAGTGGTGGCTTGA
- the nusG gene encoding transcription termination/antitermination protein NusG → MAARWYIVHAYSNFEKKVAEDIENKARQKGLDHLFERILVPTEKVVEVRRGRKVDSERKFFPGYVLVRANLTDEAYHLIKNTPKVTGFLGSDSKPVPIPDFEAERILGQVQEGVERPKSSISFEIGEQVRVSDGPFASFNGTVQDVDEERSRLKVEVSIFGRATPVELEYGQVEKV, encoded by the coding sequence ATGGCGGCGCGTTGGTACATCGTCCACGCATATTCGAATTTTGAGAAGAAGGTTGCCGAGGACATCGAGAACAAGGCGCGCCAAAAGGGCCTTGATCATCTGTTCGAAAGGATCCTGGTGCCGACCGAGAAGGTGGTGGAGGTCCGTCGCGGCCGCAAGGTCGATTCGGAGCGCAAGTTCTTCCCCGGCTATGTGCTGGTGCGGGCGAACCTGACCGACGAAGCCTACCATCTGATCAAGAACACGCCGAAGGTGACGGGTTTCCTCGGGTCCGATTCGAAGCCGGTCCCGATCCCGGATTTCGAGGCCGAGCGCATCCTGGGCCAGGTCCAGGAAGGCGTCGAGCGTCCCAAGTCCTCGATCAGCTTCGAGATCGGCGAGCAGGTTCGGGTATCCGACGGTCCGTTCGCCTCGTTCAACGGCACCGTGCAGGATGTCGACGAGGAGCGCTCGCGCCTCAAGGTCGAGGTTTCGATCTTTGGTCGCGCGACCCCGGTTGAACTGGAATACGGTCAGGTCGAGAAGGTCTGA
- a CDS encoding peptidoglycan-binding protein — protein MATLLKLGSKGKAVEEVQTLLNKTPAKPKLTVDGDFGGKTDKAVRHFQEKSGLVVDGKVGPQTLAALKQTVAPLKPGRPEPAKGAIVSPVPETGPTSVSPAPPPNAKSVRILDTSRVIEEVIVHCTATPEGKDFTVDDVRAWHKQRGWSDIGYHFLVYRDGRVIAGRPIGQVGAHVSGRNTGTVGIAYIGGLAADGQKAKDTRTDAQRSSLLWLTMQLAAKFPVRKVSGHNEYASKACPSFDVRKDQLSTLAR, from the coding sequence ATGGCAACGCTTCTCAAGCTCGGCTCGAAGGGCAAGGCAGTCGAGGAGGTGCAGACGCTCCTCAACAAGACCCCGGCCAAGCCGAAGTTGACGGTCGACGGTGATTTCGGCGGCAAGACGGACAAGGCAGTCAGGCACTTCCAGGAGAAGAGCGGTCTGGTTGTCGACGGAAAGGTCGGGCCTCAGACGCTCGCCGCCCTGAAGCAGACCGTGGCACCGCTGAAGCCAGGCAGGCCGGAGCCAGCGAAGGGGGCGATCGTCTCCCCGGTACCAGAGACGGGGCCCACCTCTGTCTCGCCAGCGCCGCCGCCGAACGCCAAGAGCGTGAGGATCCTCGACACGTCCCGCGTTATCGAGGAAGTCATCGTCCACTGCACGGCCACGCCGGAGGGGAAAGACTTCACGGTCGACGACGTCCGGGCATGGCACAAGCAGCGCGGATGGTCGGACATCGGCTATCACTTTCTGGTCTACCGGGACGGACGGGTCATAGCCGGCAGACCCATCGGCCAGGTCGGCGCCCATGTCAGCGGCCGGAATACCGGCACCGTCGGCATCGCTTACATCGGTGGGCTCGCGGCCGACGGCCAGAAGGCAAAGGACACGCGCACCGACGCGCAGCGATCCTCCCTGCTGTGGCTCACCATGCAGCTCGCAGCCAAGTTCCCGGTCCGCAAGGTCAGCGGGCACAATGAGTACGCATCCAAGGCATGCCCCTCGTTCGATGTCCGCAAGGACCAGCTTTCGACGCTGGCTCGCTGA
- a CDS encoding tail protein X has protein sequence MKDRFLTAADGSTIYVTMDGDTVDAVAYARFGVHAKHTEEIYELNPHLVLLDVVLPAGVTIKLPAATVQAPQPRPTRQLWE, from the coding sequence ATGAAGGACCGGTTCCTCACGGCTGCGGATGGGTCGACGATCTACGTGACCATGGACGGCGACACTGTCGACGCTGTCGCCTACGCCAGGTTCGGCGTTCACGCCAAGCACACCGAAGAGATCTACGAGTTGAACCCTCACCTCGTCCTTCTCGATGTTGTCCTGCCCGCCGGCGTAACCATCAAGTTGCCGGCCGCTACCGTACAAGCACCTCAGCCCAGGCCGACACGTCAGCTTTGGGAATGA
- the rplL gene encoding 50S ribosomal protein L7/L12 — protein sequence MADLAKIVEDLSSLTVLEAAELSKMLEEKWGVSAAAPVAVAAAGGGAAPAAAEEEKTEFDVILTDAGANKINVIKEVRGITGLGLKEAKDLVEGAPKAVKEGVSKAEAADLKKKLEDAGAKVDVK from the coding sequence ATGGCTGATCTCGCAAAGATCGTTGAAGACCTCTCCTCGCTGACCGTCCTGGAAGCTGCTGAGCTGTCCAAGATGCTCGAAGAAAAGTGGGGCGTTTCTGCCGCTGCTCCGGTAGCTGTTGCTGCTGCTGGCGGTGGTGCTGCTCCGGCTGCAGCCGAAGAAGAAAAGACCGAGTTCGACGTCATCCTCACGGATGCCGGCGCCAACAAGATCAACGTCATCAAGGAAGTCCGTGGCATCACCGGCCTCGGCCTCAAGGAAGCCAAGGACCTCGTCGAAGGCGCCCCGAAGGCTGTCAAGGAAGGCGTTTCCAAGGCTGAAGCTGCTGACCTCAAGAAGAAGCTTGAGGACGCCGGCGCCAAGGTCGACGTTAAGTAA
- the secE gene encoding preprotein translocase subunit SecE has translation MASKTNPVQFLQQVRSEASKITWPSRRETMISTAMVLLMVIFAALFFFAADQLIGWLIGLVLNIGN, from the coding sequence ATGGCTTCCAAGACCAACCCAGTACAGTTTCTGCAGCAGGTTCGCTCCGAGGCCTCCAAGATTACCTGGCCTTCGCGCCGGGAGACGATGATCTCCACTGCGATGGTCCTACTGATGGTCATATTCGCTGCGCTGTTTTTCTTTGCTGCTGACCAGCTTATCGGCTGGCTGATCGGCCTTGTGCTGAACATCGGCAATTGA